The genomic interval GCTATCTTTCTAGTCAGACCATTCGGGCGTTGTTGCCCATTCCCTATCCCCAATCGTTATTGCGGATTGAACCTCAATCGATTATGCGGGAACTAACCACCAAAGCACCGATTGCCAAAGTAACGGTAGGTCGGCGGTTGTTTCCTCCCAGTCTGATTGTGCAGGTACAGGAGCGGTTCCCGGTGGCGATCGCCGTATCCCTCGCTTCAAATACCCCAGGTACCTTTCCCAATCCATCTAAAGCCCAGCTTGTTCCCCTCAAGGCAGGATTATTAGACGAAGCTGGGGTTTGGATTCCGTTGGAGGTTTATACCTCTTTAAATCAGTCGTTGAAGTTACCTGAATTGAAGGTGATTGGCAATTTAGAGCTGTACCGCCCTTACTGGTCAAAACTCTATCGTGAAGTTACTCAAAGTCCGGTTAGAATCACCGAAGTGAATTTGCAAGACCCTGCTAACGTCATTCTTAAAACTGAATTAGGGATTGTTCATTTCGGTCCCTACAGCGCTCAGTTTACGTATCAGCTCAGCACTTTAGATCGGATGCGAAAACTTTCCTCTGATGCAAATTTTAGTCAAATTGCCCACATCGACCTGCGGAACCCGGATTCACCGATAGTACAAATGGTTAAATCTAAAGACCTTGTAAAATCAAGTACTCCTTAGTTTGCAAGGTATGCGAACATAAATAGCTAATAAAAGGGAGGGTTAAGTTGGTTGTGTTCTCAACAGGTGGGAATTATCCGTAAAAGTGTTTTATTTGATGTCTTGATGAGATGCAAACAACCAGGTCTGAAACACTACCGACTAAATGTAGCCAAAACAGATACATCTGTTTCAGGCTGTTGCAAATCCATGATTGGCGTTGGTTTTTTCAAGGACTTAGCCTATAGTTAACAAGGTCTAGAGTTAAGAGGCTGTTATAACTGTTGCAATTCCACGGTCACTTATTAGTAAATCGGCTGCTATTCCAATGACACTTAATAATAATTTAGAGCGCAACCACGACGGCTCCCACTCTGAAGGGCAATCTGATTTTCCATCAGCAATCAATGCTTCTAACCGATTGGGCAACTCCGGAC from Kovacikia minuta CCNUW1 carries:
- a CDS encoding cell division protein FtsQ/DivIB, whose translation is MTSSIETVSQTELAQRRQRLRYRRRVRSLQTVWRVLAVSGLAAGLVWVATLPAWVIRRPDQVIIEGNRYLSSQTIRALLPIPYPQSLLRIEPQSIMRELTTKAPIAKVTVGRRLFPPSLIVQVQERFPVAIAVSLASNTPGTFPNPSKAQLVPLKAGLLDEAGVWIPLEVYTSLNQSLKLPELKVIGNLELYRPYWSKLYREVTQSPVRITEVNLQDPANVILKTELGIVHFGPYSAQFTYQLSTLDRMRKLSSDANFSQIAHIDLRNPDSPIVQMVKSKDLVKSSTP